A window of Rubricoccus marinus contains these coding sequences:
- a CDS encoding PID-CTERM protein-sorting domain-containing protein, which yields MPRLFFAFALAFLFAGSAVAQSVPDWASSSTSTSEASEDNFGPGPPPPPPPPPNVPLDGGLGLLALAGAGYAARRLRQRDTE from the coding sequence ATGCCCCGCCTTTTCTTCGCCTTCGCCCTCGCTTTCCTGTTCGCAGGATCGGCCGTGGCTCAGTCCGTTCCGGATTGGGCGTCGTCCTCCACCTCTACCTCTGAGGCGTCGGAAGACAACTTCGGCCCTGGCCCTCCGCCTCCGCCTCCGCCACCACCGAACGTGCCCCTTGACGGCGGCCTCGGTCTTCTGGCTCTCGCAGGCGCGGGATACGCGGCGCGTCGCCTTCGCCAGCGCGACACGGAGTAG